DNA from Bacillus sp. Marseille-P3661:
AAAAAGGGAGTGGGAAGTTATGAATAAGATTATGTATCTTGAATTTGAACGTTGTATCGGGTGTCGTTCATGTCAAGCGGCTTGCCGTGAGTGTGGTGGACATGATGCGAAAGAACGTAACTATGTTGAATATGTTGATTTTATGGAAAGCCGTCAAACGTTTCCAATGTTATGTATGCAATGTAAGGATCCAGCATGTGCTCGAGTTTGTCCTGCAAATGCGATCCAAATTACAGAAGAAGGCGTTGTTCTTTCGGCAATGGAAGAAAAGTGTATCGGCTGCCGAAATTGTACATTTGGATGTCCATTTGGAATACCGAAGTTCGACTTTGAAGAGAATAAAATGTACAAGTGTGATATGTGTTATGACCGTTCTAAGCATGATATAGCACCGATGTGTGCATCTGTATGTCCGAGTGATGCGATTCGTTTTATTGACTTTGAAGAAATGCAATTATTACGCCGTAGACGTACACAAATGAATTTAGTAGAAGGTAAGAAACCGAAAGAAGGCAACAAGTGGGATTATGTACCTGAATTCTTTGGAGTTTATACAGATTAATTATTTGCTGCCAGATTAAGGAGGACATAGTTCGGCTTTGTCTTCCTTTTAATTACAATTGGCTGAGCAAACATTATTTATAGAAGAAAATTGAGTTTTTAGATTTATAGAGAGGGGTGCATGGGATGTCAGAGGAAAAGAAATTAGGTCGTAATAAAAAAAATACCGATGACGATATGATTAACCTTGTTGATAATTTAAATCGTGATGATGATTTAACATATAATAGACGTGCGTTTTTAAAAACCGCAGTAGGTGCTTCAGTTACATTAGGTTTAGCAACATTACCATTTACAATTAAATCAATGTCAAAACAGGGGGAAGAAGCAGCTGAAAAATTTGAGGTGGCGAAATTAGCCGATATTCCGAAGGGAAGTTCGATTAATTTTAACTACCCGACAGAACATGATCAAGCTATTTTAGTGCACACTAAAGATGGCGATATTAAAGCATATAATAATAAATGTACACATCTACAGTGTCCTGTTTTTTATGAAAAAGAAGAAGAAATTCTTTTGTGTCCATGTCATAAAGGCTATTTCAGCATAGCAACAGGCCACCCTGTAGCAGGACCTCCACAACGTGAACTTCCACTAATCGAATTAGAAGTTGAAAATGATACGATCTACGCAATCGGAAGGAAGATTCGCCATGGATAAACGACGGATTTATTGGGTTTTAATTTTCCTTACATTAGCAGTAAATGTTTTAATGCTGCATCAGACGATTGAGGCTTATTATGGTCAGGAATATCATATTGTCTATCGAAATACAGCAGTTGCAATGGTCTCAGTTTTCATTTCGTTAATTGTCTATTTTGGCTGGAGAAAAAAAGAATATAGTAAGTAACAGGCAAACTGCACTCTATAATTAGTTACGGCTAACAATAGGGTGCGGTTTTTTGTTTATTTTGATGTTGAAAAAAAGAGCAATTATTACATGGTAGATGTGCACATGTTGGCTATTAAGCATTAGTACACTCGTTGTTTTCCAATTTAAAGACTCTCCCACACAGTGGAGGAGAGCCGATAATTAATTTTAAATAGTAGTTAGTAACGCATAAATAGACTTACCAATCTTTTGCGGCGATGACTTTAAAGCCTGTTGTTGTAGAAAAGGTTTCTTCACCATCAGTTGTAATGAGTGTGCATTCTGTAACAATAAATGAATCACTGCTATCGCTAGCTAATTTATAATCCATTAATAAACCAGTGCCAATCTCTACACCATCCTCATCTAAAACCTTTACTTTTTGACCTTCCATCGTTTTAAATTTGGCTTTATGTAAAAAGGTATACCACTCATTCCAATTCGTAACGACATAAGCTCCTTCACCATTCTCTAAGTATCCTAACAAACTGTTAGAATCATCGATCTTTCCTTCAACTAACTCGTTAACATATAAAATACTATTGTGGATAATCTCATATTGATCCATGGTGAGGTTTCCACCGTATTCGAATTTTATTTTAGAATCTTCATGATCCATCGTAATTGAACCGATCGTTTTTTGAGTCTTGTCGTCTAAAATTGAATACTTTTTGTCGGATTTATGTATATTTTTTGAACTTAAATCTATCTGATCTAATGGCTTAAACGTTGTTATATCAGTACTTAGCAAGTAATTGACCTCCTATTTATTTCTTCATTTTATTTTGTCACTTTTTATTCAAATTATATGTGAACATTGTCACACCTTTAACTTTTAAATTCCCTTAACCTAATCATATAGAAAAACAGCAAATAAGTGAAAAGTTATTTAAAAAAATAGATTTAGTTAATTGGAGGTTTCAACGATGGCACGTATTACACAATGGAATCCTGAAGATACGCATTTTTGGGAAACAGAAGGAAAAAGACATGCAAAACGCAACTTATGGATTTCAGTATTTGCATTAATGCTTGCGTTTATCATCTGGCAAATATGGTCAGTCGTGGCTGTACGCTTAAATGATGTTGGGTTTAATTTTTCAAAAGACGAATTATTTACGTTAGCTGCATTACCAGGTTTAGTGGGGGCAACAGCAAGAATATTCTTTACATTTATGCCTGGGATGATCGGTGGTCGTAACTGGACAGTTATTAGTACTGGATTTTTATTAGTTCCAGCAATCGGAATTGGTATCGCCGTACAAAACCCAGAAACATCTTTTATGACAATGGCAATTTTAGCTGCACTTTGTGGTATTGGTGGAGGTAATTTCTCTTCTTCAATGGCAAACATTAGTCCATTTTTTCCTAAAAAAGAAAAAGGGACAGCTAACGGCATCAACGGTGGACTTGGAAATTTAGGTGTAAGTATTGTCCAATTCGTAACACCAGTTATTATCACCGTACCATGGTTAGGTATGATGACTGGCGGTTCACAACAAATGGCAAATGGCTCAGAAGTATTTATTCAAAATGCAGCATTTGTATGGGTTGTACCGATCATTATTTTAACGGTGGTTGCGTTTTTCGGAATGGATAATCTACCAGGAGCTAAGCAATCGTTTAAAGAACAATCTGCAATATTCAAAGAAAAGCATATGTGGATTATGGCATGGCTTTACACAATGTGTTTTGGTTCATTTATTGGTTATGCAGCAGCCTTTCCGTTATTAATCAATGCATCATTTCCTGAGAGTGGCGGCGCAGCTTTAGCGTTCCTTGGGCCATTAATCGGTGCATCTTTCAGACCAGTAGGTGGCTTTTTATCAGATAAAATCGGCAGTGGCGCAAAAGTAACATTTTACTCAACAGTATTAATGATAGCTGCAACTATCGGTGTAATCTTCTTCTTGAATGCCGGAAGTTTTGTAGGATTCTTGTTAATGTTTATCATCGTGTTCTTAGCAACTGGTATCGCGAATGGTTCA
Protein-coding regions in this window:
- a CDS encoding 4Fe-4S dicluster domain-containing protein, coding for MNKIMYLEFERCIGCRSCQAACRECGGHDAKERNYVEYVDFMESRQTFPMLCMQCKDPACARVCPANAIQITEEGVVLSAMEEKCIGCRNCTFGCPFGIPKFDFEENKMYKCDMCYDRSKHDIAPMCASVCPSDAIRFIDFEEMQLLRRRRTQMNLVEGKKPKEGNKWDYVPEFFGVYTD
- a CDS encoding ubiquinol-cytochrome c reductase iron-sulfur subunit — encoded protein: MSEEKKLGRNKKNTDDDMINLVDNLNRDDDLTYNRRAFLKTAVGASVTLGLATLPFTIKSMSKQGEEAAEKFEVAKLADIPKGSSINFNYPTEHDQAILVHTKDGDIKAYNNKCTHLQCPVFYEKEEEILLCPCHKGYFSIATGHPVAGPPQRELPLIELEVENDTIYAIGRKIRHG
- a CDS encoding MFS transporter, with amino-acid sequence MARITQWNPEDTHFWETEGKRHAKRNLWISVFALMLAFIIWQIWSVVAVRLNDVGFNFSKDELFTLAALPGLVGATARIFFTFMPGMIGGRNWTVISTGFLLVPAIGIGIAVQNPETSFMTMAILAALCGIGGGNFSSSMANISPFFPKKEKGTANGINGGLGNLGVSIVQFVTPVIITVPWLGMMTGGSQQMANGSEVFIQNAAFVWVVPIIILTVVAFFGMDNLPGAKQSFKEQSAIFKEKHMWIMAWLYTMCFGSFIGYAAAFPLLINASFPESGGAALAFLGPLIGASFRPVGGFLSDKIGSGAKVTFYSTVLMIAATIGVIFFLNAGSFVGFLLMFIIVFLATGIANGSTFQMVPFIFTGEKAKLSAPVLGFIAAIAAYGAFLIPKIFGWSIDTTGSGHLALYLFLAYYAVSLVVCWYFYVRKNAEVKC